The Candidatus Binatus sp. genome has a segment encoding these proteins:
- a CDS encoding SDR family NAD(P)-dependent oxidoreductase: protein MAGGILDLKGRIGLVTGAGQGVGRQIALHLAANGAGGVVVNDYYEERAKAVAAEVEKLGCKGLAASFDVTDFAGVMGAFEQAVRALGRVDILVNNAGNYGPDPRNISRKPFWEQSPNEWQAALQTNLFGVLNCTRAALPGMIERAYGRIVTVISDAGRVGEPNLEIYSGAKAGAAGFIRAIAKDVGRYSVTANCVALGTTRTPTTARMLEVEEYTKKVLRHYPIRRLGEPEDAANMVLFLASDASSWMTGQTIPVNGGYSFAV from the coding sequence ATGGCGGGCGGAATACTCGATCTGAAGGGGCGCATCGGCCTCGTGACCGGCGCGGGACAGGGCGTCGGCAGGCAAATCGCACTGCACCTGGCGGCCAACGGCGCGGGCGGCGTGGTGGTGAATGACTATTACGAGGAACGCGCGAAGGCGGTCGCTGCGGAAGTGGAAAAGCTCGGATGCAAGGGGCTGGCCGCGAGCTTCGACGTGACCGATTTCGCGGGCGTGATGGGCGCGTTCGAGCAGGCGGTGCGCGCGCTGGGACGGGTCGATATCCTGGTCAACAACGCCGGGAATTACGGACCCGATCCGCGCAACATTTCGCGCAAGCCGTTCTGGGAGCAGTCGCCCAACGAATGGCAGGCTGCCCTCCAGACCAATCTCTTCGGCGTGCTCAACTGCACCCGCGCGGCGCTGCCGGGGATGATCGAGCGCGCTTACGGACGGATCGTCACCGTGATTTCCGACGCGGGCCGGGTCGGCGAGCCGAATCTGGAAATATATTCCGGCGCCAAGGCCGGGGCGGCGGGATTCATCCGCGCGATCGCCAAGGACGTGGGCCGCTATTCGGTGACCGCGAACTGCGTGGCTCTCGGCACCACGCGCACGCCGACGACCGCGCGCATGCTGGAGGTGGAAGAGTACACGAAAAAGGTGCTGCGCCATTACCCGATTCGGCGCCTGGGGGAGCCGGAAGACGCGGCCAACATGGTCCTGTTCCTCGCCTCCGATGCGTCGAGCTGGATGACGGGGCAGACGATTCCCGTAAACGGAGGCTACTCATTCGCGGTTTAG